A window of the Aspergillus flavus chromosome 6, complete sequence genome harbors these coding sequences:
- a CDS encoding chitin synthase III catalytic subunit, whose product EMGFGDFDTICQKAALPLCSLVGPASSISGATGIIPNCYARNIELANTIIFEGAASFVHIIALAMTVIMILHIRSKFTAVGRKEIITFFYIYMLLTMCSLVIDAGVVPPRSGPFPYFVAVQNGLTSALCTSLLVNGFVGFQLYEDGTALSVWLLRLTSTAMFAISFVISLLTFKSWGGLSPTNTVGMFVVLYILNAICIAVYLIMQLLLVMNTLEDRWPLGHIAFGLLVFICGQVLLYAFSDTICENVQHYLDGLFFTTICNLLAVMMVYKFWDYITKEDLEFSVGIKPNTWEVKEFLPEEDRRATVYQDTNSEYAGSMYHHRASAYNNHNY is encoded by the exons GAAATGGGGTTCGGTGACTTCGACACGATCTGTCAGAAGGCAGCGCTGCCACTGTGCTCTCTGGTGGGCCCGGCCTCCTCGATATCAGGCGCAACCGGCATCATCCCCAATTGCTATGCGCGAAACATTGAACTGGCCAACACAATCATCTTCGAAGGCGCCGCATCCTTCGTTCATATCATAGCGCTGGCTATGACAGTCATTATGATTCTACACATTAGGTCCAAGTTCACCGCGGTCG GTCGCAAGGAGATCATCACGTTCTTTTACATCTACATGCTCCTAACAATGTGCTCCCTGGTCATCGACGCCGGGGTGGTTCCGCCCAGGAGCGGCCCGTTCCCTTATTTCGTCGCTGTGCAAAACGGCCTAACCTCCGCCCTATGCACGAGTCTACTCGTCAACGGATTTGTGGGATTCCAGCTCTACGAAGATGGAACAGCGCTCTCAGTCTGGCTACTCCGTCTCACCTCCACAGCGATGTTCGCCATCTCATTCGTCATCTCCCTCCTGACGTTCAAGTCATGGGGCGGGCTCAGTCCCACCAACACCGTCGGCATGTTTGTAGTACTATACATCCTCAACGCGATCTGTATAGCAGTCTACCTCATCATGCAACTCCTATTGGTCATGAATACGCTCGAAGACCGTTGGCCACTCGGCCATATCGCGTTCGGCCTCCTGGTCTTCATCTGTGGTCAGGTGCTCCTCTACGCGTTCAGTGACACCATCTGCGAGAATGTCCAACATTACTTGGACGGTCTGTTCTTCACCACCATCTGTAATCTGCTCGCCGTCATGATGGTTTACAAG TTCTGGGATTACATTACGAAAGAAGATCTCGAATTCTCCGTCGGTATCAAACCCAATACATGGGAGGTTAAGGAATTTCTTccggaagaagatcgtcgcGCAACAGTCTACCAGGACACAAATTCGGAGTACGCCGGAAGCATGTATCACCATCGAGCGTCGGCTTATAACAATCACAATTATTAG